A genomic region of Macaca mulatta isolate MMU2019108-1 chromosome 5, T2T-MMU8v2.0, whole genome shotgun sequence contains the following coding sequences:
- the ANKRD37 gene encoding ankyrin repeat domain-containing protein 37 isoform X1 yields MLLLDCNPEVDGLKHLLETGASVNAPPDPCEQSPVHLAAGSGLACFLLWQLQTGADLNQQDVLGEAPLHKAAKVGSLECLSLLVASDAQIDLCNKNGQTAEDLAWSCGFPDCAKFLTTIKCMQTIKPSDHSDRNDRVPVLRQKRSFGSVGNISGKRKCW; encoded by the exons ATGCTGTTGCTGGATTGCAACCCCGAG GTGGATGGTCTGAAGCATTTGCTGGAGACAGGAGCCTCGGTCAACGCACCCCCGGATCCCTGCGAGCAGTCGCCTGTCCACTTAGCCGCAGGAAGCGgccttgcttgctttcttctctgGCAGCTGCAAACGGGCGCTGACCTCAACCAACAG GATGTTTTAGGAGAAGCTCCACTACACAAGGCAGCAAAAGTTGGAAGCCTGGAGTGCCTTAGCCTGCTTGTAGCCAGTGATGCCCAAATTGA tttatgtAATAAGAACGGGCAAACAGCTGAAGATCTCGCTTGGTCGTGTGGATTTCCAGACTGTGCCAAGTTTCTTACAACAATTAAATGCATGCAGACAATAAAACCAAGTGACCACTCGGACAGGAATGATCGTGTTCCTGTGCTCAGACAGAAGCGAAGTTTTGGCAGTGTAGGAAATATCAGTGGGAAAAGGAAGTGTTGGTAA
- the ANKRD37 gene encoding ankyrin repeat domain-containing protein 37 isoform X2, translating into MLLLDCNPEVDGLKHLLETGASVNAPPDPCEQSPVHLAAGSGLACFLLWQLQTGADLNQQDVLGEAPLHKAAKVGSLECLSLLVASDAQIDLCNKNGQTAEDLAWSCGFPDCAKFLTTIKCMQTIKPSDHSDRNDRVPVLRQKRSFGSVGNISGKRKC; encoded by the exons ATGCTGTTGCTGGATTGCAACCCCGAG GTGGATGGTCTGAAGCATTTGCTGGAGACAGGAGCCTCGGTCAACGCACCCCCGGATCCCTGCGAGCAGTCGCCTGTCCACTTAGCCGCAGGAAGCGgccttgcttgctttcttctctgGCAGCTGCAAACGGGCGCTGACCTCAACCAACAG GATGTTTTAGGAGAAGCTCCACTACACAAGGCAGCAAAAGTTGGAAGCCTGGAGTGCCTTAGCCTGCTTGTAGCCAGTGATGCCCAAATTGA tttatgtAATAAGAACGGGCAAACAGCTGAAGATCTCGCTTGGTCGTGTGGATTTCCAGACTGTGCCAAGTTTCTTACAACAATTAAATGCATGCAGACAATAAAACCAAGTGACCACTCGGACAGGAATGATCGTGTTCCTGTGCTCAGACAGAAGCGAAGTTTTGGCAGTGTAGGAAATATCAGTGGGAAAAGGAAGTGTTG a